In one Bdellovibrio sp. ArHS genomic region, the following are encoded:
- a CDS encoding methyltransferase domain-containing protein yields the protein MKIHKHLVGTIIDALDEVFEQGQYADKVIQRNLKAQKQWGSRDRRFFAESIYEIVRWERLLAYLVDDNDFWKIWAAYWIRQGNELPDWDEVADVDVKQVQARLKDIPSFAIAQSIPDWMAARLEKELGPEYKETVRALNQPAEVFLRTNTLKTTPDALLKTLTEAGISATKVSADLPHALKLTERKNVFITQPFKDGLFEVQDAASQMIAPLLDVQPGHRVVDACAGAGGKSLHMASLMQNKGKIISLDIHEWKLQELKVRARRDGVDVIETRLIDTTKVIKRMYDSADRVLLDVPCSGIGVLRRNPDTKWKLSDEEIDRLHVLQYEILTSYAPMTKKGGKLVYATCSLLPSENEKQVERFLAEHGDNWTLIKQMHLRPEVEGYDGFYAALLQRK from the coding sequence TTGAAAATTCATAAGCACTTAGTTGGAACCATTATCGATGCCCTTGATGAAGTCTTTGAACAAGGACAGTACGCTGACAAAGTAATTCAGCGCAATCTGAAAGCCCAAAAACAATGGGGCTCTCGCGATCGTCGCTTTTTCGCCGAAAGTATTTACGAAATCGTTCGTTGGGAACGTCTACTGGCGTACCTGGTCGATGACAATGATTTCTGGAAAATCTGGGCCGCGTATTGGATTCGCCAGGGGAACGAACTTCCTGACTGGGACGAAGTCGCTGATGTGGATGTGAAGCAGGTGCAGGCGCGACTGAAGGACATTCCCTCCTTCGCGATCGCGCAGTCCATTCCTGATTGGATGGCCGCCCGTTTGGAAAAAGAGTTGGGACCGGAATACAAAGAGACTGTGCGCGCTTTGAATCAGCCGGCAGAGGTTTTTCTTCGTACCAACACTTTGAAGACGACACCAGATGCGCTTTTGAAAACTTTGACCGAAGCGGGCATTTCTGCCACGAAGGTCTCGGCGGATCTACCTCACGCCTTGAAGTTGACGGAACGGAAGAATGTTTTTATCACGCAACCTTTTAAAGATGGCTTGTTTGAAGTGCAAGACGCCGCTTCGCAAATGATTGCTCCTTTATTGGATGTGCAACCGGGTCACCGTGTGGTCGATGCCTGTGCCGGGGCCGGAGGTAAAAGTCTGCACATGGCTTCGCTGATGCAGAACAAAGGTAAGATCATTTCTTTGGATATTCACGAGTGGAAATTGCAAGAGCTTAAAGTGCGGGCCCGCCGTGATGGTGTGGACGTGATTGAAACCCGCTTGATTGATACCACGAAAGTCATTAAGCGCATGTATGATTCGGCGGATCGAGTGTTGTTGGATGTTCCTTGTTCAGGCATCGGAGTTTTGCGCCGCAACCCTGATACAAAGTGGAAACTTTCAGATGAGGAAATCGATCGTCTGCACGTTCTGCAATATGAAATTCTGACGAGCTACGCTCCCATGACTAAAAAAGGTGGTAAGCTGGTGTACGCAACCTGCAGTCTGCTGCCGAGTGAAAATGAGAAGCAGGTCGAGAGATTCCTTGCAGAACATGGCGACAACTGGACCTTGATTAAACAAATGCATCTGCGTCCAGAGGTTGAAGGCTATGATGGCTTCTATGCCGCGCTTCTGCAGCGTAAATAG
- the nrdR gene encoding transcriptional regulator NrdR, with protein MKCPFCGHADDRVLDTRVQKDGSIRRRRECLECKARFSTVETIMLAFPFIIKKDGRREPYSKEKILKGLQAACQKRPVGLAQIDAVVERISAWVVNRGESEISSRLIGKKVMAELKQLDDVAYIRFASVYRTFKDVQEFVETLEDAELLDFVDANNPQLSLTAMNFVENEKKPNNETDSKTTSPRTRTPNPLSN; from the coding sequence ATGAAATGCCCCTTCTGTGGACATGCTGATGACAGAGTACTAGACACGCGAGTGCAAAAAGATGGCAGCATCCGCCGCCGTCGTGAATGCCTTGAGTGTAAGGCTCGTTTTTCAACCGTAGAAACTATCATGCTTGCCTTTCCGTTCATCATCAAAAAGGACGGACGCCGTGAACCCTATAGCAAAGAGAAAATCCTAAAAGGTCTTCAAGCGGCCTGCCAAAAACGCCCTGTGGGCTTGGCGCAGATTGATGCAGTGGTGGAAAGAATCTCTGCTTGGGTGGTGAATCGTGGGGAATCAGAAATCTCTTCACGCTTAATTGGCAAAAAGGTCATGGCCGAACTTAAGCAACTCGATGACGTGGCTTACATCCGCTTCGCGAGTGTGTACCGAACTTTCAAAGACGTTCAAGAATTTGTCGAGACTTTGGAAGATGCTGAACTACTTGATTTTGTCGATGCAAATAATCCACAATTAAGTCTGACAGCGATGAACTTTGTAGAAAACGAAAAGAAGCCGAATAATGAAACTGACAGCAAGACGACAAGCCCGCGAACTCGCACTCCAAATCCTCTTTCAAACTGA
- the nusB gene encoding transcription antitermination factor NusB yields MKLTARRQARELALQILFQTEFAPQISYQTFLDVFEQSVDPEVISYADLLVTGVQSHKAAIDSKLQASSAHWKVERMATIDRNILRVAVYEMKFAADPIKENIAINEAVEIAKKFGTTESASFVNGLLDQVSKAH; encoded by the coding sequence ATGAAACTGACAGCAAGACGACAAGCCCGCGAACTCGCACTCCAAATCCTCTTTCAAACTGAGTTCGCACCTCAGATCAGCTACCAAACATTTCTTGATGTTTTCGAACAGTCCGTGGATCCGGAAGTGATTTCTTACGCCGATCTCTTGGTGACAGGTGTTCAATCTCACAAAGCGGCGATCGACTCTAAACTTCAAGCCTCCAGCGCCCACTGGAAAGTGGAGCGCATGGCGACGATTGATCGCAATATCCTGCGCGTCGCGGTTTACGAAATGAAGTTCGCTGCAGATCCCATCAAAGAAAATATCGCCATCAATGAAGCCGTTGAGATCGCCAAAAAATTTGGCACCACTGAATCCGCAAGCTTCGTCAATGGCTTGCTTGATCAAGTGAGTAAGGCCCACTAA
- a CDS encoding pyruvate, water dikinase regulatory protein, with protein sequence MSDSENKTYTIYILSDSTGETAATMIRAALVQYSSKDINIIRCKNVRTETQAEAIIEECFERRGMLVYTMASQLLRNKIREMASGKGLPYFDLLGPLLGTLDTFFGEHSESHVGALRAVDERYFKRIEAIEYTVKHDDGKTFAELDKADIVLVGISRTSKTPLSIFLSHKGWKVANVPLVLDTPLPEELFKIDQRRIVGLIIDMDSLQRIRKSRLEKFGQDPGGEYASMAHIAKEIEYAEKIFKQNRRWPVFNVTERALEENASEIVRIIAARLGLPDSVIF encoded by the coding sequence ATGAGCGATAGCGAAAACAAAACCTACACGATTTATATTCTTTCTGACTCTACGGGGGAAACCGCTGCCACGATGATTCGTGCGGCTTTGGTGCAATACTCGTCCAAAGACATCAACATCATTCGTTGTAAAAACGTGCGCACGGAAACTCAAGCCGAAGCTATAATCGAAGAATGTTTTGAGCGTCGCGGGATGCTGGTGTACACGATGGCGAGCCAACTACTGCGAAACAAAATTCGCGAGATGGCGTCAGGAAAAGGCCTTCCCTATTTTGATTTATTAGGTCCGCTTTTAGGCACCTTGGACACCTTCTTCGGAGAACACTCCGAGTCCCATGTCGGAGCTTTGCGCGCGGTCGATGAACGCTATTTCAAACGCATCGAAGCGATCGAATACACCGTGAAACATGATGACGGAAAGACCTTTGCAGAATTAGATAAAGCCGACATCGTGCTGGTCGGAATTTCCCGCACCAGTAAGACACCGCTTTCTATCTTTTTGAGCCACAAGGGCTGGAAAGTTGCCAACGTGCCTTTAGTGTTAGATACGCCCCTGCCCGAAGAGCTGTTCAAAATTGATCAGCGTCGTATTGTGGGTTTGATCATCGATATGGACTCGCTCCAAAGAATCCGAAAAAGTCGGTTGGAAAAGTTCGGGCAGGATCCTGGTGGCGAATACGCTTCGATGGCCCATATCGCCAAGGAAATTGAGTACGCCGAAAAGATCTTTAAGCAGAACCGTCGCTGGCCGGTGTTTAATGTGACCGAACGCGCTTTAGAAGAAAACGCGTCGGAAATAGTTCGTATTATTGCCGCCCGCTTGGGCCTTCCTGATAGCGTGATATTTTAA
- a CDS encoding DUF4423 domain-containing protein, giving the protein MENWSEIFKYDIKQVLQRVLQEKQETHPSFSQRDLAAQLGMAPSTLNEILKGKRALSKKTLGKIKDLFHEDTHFQEVLRSHDKEKFKLFFAENRQLTEISNKWYFEALLELISTDDFREDSAWMAARLGISEKEVQAAIDNLLAIGEIRYNKFGRLSVAFDNTLNISEGDLRKATLKKGRSHISKLESTVEELSFEERFFSSMVIAMCPSDFEYLRTKMVDFIKEQQQFLSRDGTKKTEVYQLTMGMVPLTRKVDGSA; this is encoded by the coding sequence ATGGAAAATTGGTCAGAAATTTTCAAATACGACATCAAGCAGGTCTTACAAAGAGTCCTCCAAGAAAAACAGGAAACGCACCCGTCCTTTTCGCAGAGAGATCTTGCCGCGCAACTGGGTATGGCGCCCTCCACGCTGAATGAAATCTTAAAAGGGAAAAGAGCTTTATCGAAAAAAACACTGGGCAAAATCAAAGATCTTTTCCATGAAGATACTCATTTTCAGGAAGTCCTCAGGTCTCATGATAAAGAAAAATTCAAACTCTTCTTTGCAGAAAATCGTCAACTGACTGAGATTTCTAATAAGTGGTATTTTGAAGCTCTCTTAGAACTGATTAGCACTGATGATTTCCGCGAGGACTCTGCGTGGATGGCCGCACGTCTTGGCATCTCGGAAAAAGAAGTTCAGGCCGCCATTGATAACCTTTTAGCTATCGGAGAAATTCGGTACAACAAATTTGGCCGACTGTCCGTTGCCTTCGATAATACCTTAAACATCAGCGAAGGTGATTTAAGAAAAGCGACCTTGAAAAAAGGACGAAGTCATATTTCCAAACTAGAATCCACCGTCGAGGAACTTTCGTTCGAAGAAAGATTTTTCAGCTCGATGGTGATTGCGATGTGTCCGAGTGACTTCGAATATCTTCGAACAAAAATGGTGGATTTCATCAAAGAACAGCAACAATTTTTAAGTCGAGATGGCACTAAAAAAACGGAAGTTTATCAGCTTACAATGGGAATGGTGCCACTAACCCGAAAGGTGGATGGCAGTGCATAG
- a CDS encoding Calx-beta domain-containing protein, translating into MLRTLFCTALVSFALWGLSGCVISSEMGISAVEKAPSTPSVEPAPEDEKITATLPPFQINENTDSTIVLILNHPVPVETLVSWEIQEPSAVDFFQKTSGSFTIAKNGSSGTFNLKPINDLVFKGDHIFSIKLSSSLPQLTFEGSGSGKSFPFDLLEDEVKPKVSFSVASQSVSEGYSTGSVRISMSGVLADALAISFSVGGTSTSLTDHDLSSGSVQIPAGSTYVDLPFTIHDDVDIEGTESLVITLQNVGSSLASLEGELVHTVVITDNDFPEPLLLFPAQITLAPGEQTTFTATGASPPYVFSLIGDPAAGTMDPATGVFVAGTYSGEVQIRVTDVGGSTQESTLTVFSPTQWGTLKLWLNAGTLSLTDETAVQTWSDFSGTGNHATNGTVATRPVFKTGVLNGRSVVRFNGSTQFLETATSPVSGAAARTTVTVIANGDISLGDRQVIAGYGNTSSFLNYYGLAFANKAEHTNRGAGMGSYYHSSSDASYTYPSLNSNGSMSSSIFGSSEAMILVQQYDGTTDRLYLNGKLLEEKGVTLTTAASTKIQIGRLRAADGYFKGDIAEVLAFSDVLNLTQQKQLECYLANKYKITLDASATCHSGPLKLSAVPGVNRGKVVNTSGQYSFKAAGGSPPYQYSLVSGGGSVNAGTGVYTASSSAGTATIQVTDSLGGVATQSISVVPHALPMAWFKADSLLDSLANDSKVTRWENMLGEGFDFSQILSKAPTLKTNILNGQPVVRFTGTEWMGSAVMPPLQNNPRSIIAVIANGNSSIAKTQHIVGYGTSYQNTKLYSLCFRTTDQSFITMNYQNSSSISAAASSDSPLLISSIYNGTSQALYINGVLSVTNSPAVDTANAAIAHGLNIGKDFFGDIAEIMVFNRDLTSEERQEIESLLKAKYGLP; encoded by the coding sequence GTGCTTCGAACACTATTCTGTACAGCACTGGTATCGTTTGCTCTGTGGGGGCTTTCTGGCTGTGTGATTTCTTCAGAAATGGGAATCTCGGCGGTTGAGAAGGCGCCTTCTACTCCGTCTGTGGAACCAGCTCCGGAAGACGAAAAAATCACGGCGACTCTTCCGCCATTCCAAATCAATGAAAATACTGATAGCACGATAGTCCTTATACTAAATCATCCGGTACCGGTGGAGACCCTTGTATCCTGGGAAATTCAAGAACCAAGCGCCGTCGATTTTTTTCAAAAGACGTCGGGCAGCTTTACCATCGCCAAAAATGGCAGTTCAGGGACCTTCAATTTGAAGCCGATCAACGATTTAGTCTTTAAAGGGGATCACATTTTCTCTATTAAGCTGTCATCCTCGCTACCGCAATTAACTTTTGAAGGAAGTGGCAGCGGAAAATCTTTTCCCTTTGATCTTTTGGAAGATGAAGTAAAGCCTAAAGTTTCTTTTAGTGTCGCCTCTCAAAGCGTCAGCGAGGGCTACAGCACGGGGTCCGTCCGTATTTCTATGTCAGGTGTGCTAGCTGATGCCTTAGCCATTTCCTTTTCGGTGGGTGGTACGAGCACTTCTTTGACCGATCATGATCTTAGTTCGGGCTCGGTGCAAATCCCGGCCGGCTCCACTTATGTGGATCTTCCTTTTACTATCCATGATGACGTGGACATTGAGGGGACTGAAAGTCTTGTGATCACTTTGCAGAATGTCGGTTCTTCTTTGGCAAGTTTGGAAGGAGAACTTGTTCATACTGTCGTCATCACAGACAATGACTTTCCTGAACCTCTGCTTTTGTTCCCGGCTCAAATCACCCTCGCGCCAGGGGAGCAGACGACATTCACGGCCACCGGCGCCAGTCCACCTTATGTGTTTTCATTGATAGGGGATCCCGCCGCAGGCACGATGGACCCTGCAACCGGCGTGTTTGTCGCAGGAACTTATTCCGGGGAAGTACAAATTCGAGTGACCGATGTTGGGGGAAGCACCCAAGAATCCACGCTCACCGTTTTTTCGCCGACCCAGTGGGGGACTTTAAAATTGTGGTTGAATGCGGGAACCTTGTCGTTGACGGATGAAACGGCCGTTCAAACCTGGAGTGACTTTTCAGGGACGGGGAATCATGCGACCAATGGGACTGTCGCCACACGTCCTGTATTTAAAACCGGAGTTTTAAACGGCCGATCTGTCGTGCGTTTTAATGGCTCAACACAATTCTTGGAAACAGCGACGTCTCCAGTAAGTGGCGCCGCAGCTCGGACGACCGTGACCGTGATTGCGAATGGCGATATTTCTCTTGGTGATCGGCAAGTGATTGCCGGCTATGGCAATACTTCAAGTTTTTTAAACTATTACGGTCTAGCTTTTGCCAACAAGGCAGAGCATACCAACCGAGGCGCCGGCATGGGAAGTTACTATCATTCCAGCAGCGACGCGAGTTACACATATCCAAGTCTCAATAGTAACGGTTCGATGTCATCTTCGATTTTCGGTTCTAGTGAAGCGATGATTTTGGTGCAGCAATATGATGGAACGACGGACCGTCTCTATCTGAATGGAAAGCTTTTGGAAGAAAAAGGCGTGACGTTGACTACGGCGGCGTCCACAAAAATACAAATCGGTCGTCTGCGTGCTGCCGATGGGTATTTTAAAGGGGACATCGCGGAAGTCTTGGCGTTTTCTGATGTTCTGAACCTGACTCAGCAAAAGCAGCTGGAATGTTATCTGGCGAACAAATACAAGATCACTTTAGACGCATCGGCCACTTGCCATTCTGGTCCTTTGAAACTGAGTGCAGTTCCGGGTGTGAATCGTGGTAAAGTCGTGAACACCTCAGGCCAATATTCCTTTAAAGCGGCCGGAGGCAGCCCTCCGTATCAGTACAGCCTTGTCTCTGGCGGCGGCAGTGTCAACGCCGGGACGGGAGTTTACACTGCGTCTTCTTCTGCCGGAACCGCGACGATTCAAGTGACAGACTCATTGGGCGGTGTCGCGACTCAAAGTATCTCGGTCGTACCACACGCGCTGCCGATGGCCTGGTTTAAAGCCGACAGCCTTTTAGATTCTTTGGCGAATGATAGTAAGGTGACCCGCTGGGAAAATATGCTCGGCGAAGGGTTCGACTTTTCACAAATTTTAAGTAAGGCACCGACACTGAAAACAAACATTCTGAATGGTCAGCCGGTCGTTCGTTTTACTGGGACCGAGTGGATGGGGTCTGCCGTGATGCCGCCACTGCAAAATAATCCGCGCTCGATCATTGCGGTGATTGCCAATGGAAATTCTTCCATCGCTAAAACCCAGCACATTGTCGGATATGGAACGAGCTATCAAAATACGAAACTTTACAGTCTTTGCTTCCGAACCACGGATCAAAGTTTTATAACGATGAACTATCAGAATTCGTCGTCGATCTCTGCGGCGGCCTCGTCGGACAGCCCCCTTTTGATTTCTTCGATATACAACGGTACGAGCCAGGCGCTATATATTAATGGCGTTTTAAGCGTCACCAATTCACCCGCCGTGGATACCGCCAACGCAGCGATCGCTCACGGGTTGAATATAGGTAAAGACTTCTTCGGGGATATCGCCGAGATCATGGTCTTTAATCGCGATCTAACCTCGGAAGAACGCCAAGAAATCGAGAGCTTGCTGAAGGCGAAATACGGTTTGCCCTGA
- a CDS encoding serine/threonine-protein kinase — protein MATQVLQTVFFYKYTLQFDRQLIKGTKMEQIGRFQILRSLASGGMADIFLARKIGDPSSQLFVIKRIGAQADDKWFYSKLFLREAKLSISLNHPNLVQTLEMGTHEGNLYLVQEYIEGVNLKEIMSVVTLLGRFFPTSMVYYIMAKVSLGLSYMHGHISLQSHQQICLHRDLSPHNIMLSRGGEVKIIDFGVSKSSDSESLTQAGTIKGKYTYMSPEQLCGENVTPASDIFALGIIYYELLTGKRFFSTSTELETIQALSQWSLEEVQKRILDVGTEDARILQSMLDPDPQRRVSALQLAAVFETSLKSLDAHYGVDQFAATLREYIGESASGLNLSKGNQSTESLTAQSEISEKKPSMQQHITLYEVLTEKPRTSSLNRSLLTLSFAVLFGGYLFWKVDDDTSKKRVPASLAPVKKEPRSLLLKFDQFKNNKSLEVSLNGARVLKKDILAGIKVFDGDQVAIRFYSLNDRRWKSSVATINTSSSPIFSEAE, from the coding sequence ATGGCTACCCAAGTATTACAAACTGTGTTTTTTTATAAGTACACACTTCAATTCGACCGACAGTTAATAAAAGGAACCAAAATGGAGCAAATCGGCCGTTTTCAAATTCTAAGATCGTTGGCTTCTGGTGGCATGGCGGATATTTTTCTTGCACGAAAAATTGGCGATCCTTCTTCACAACTCTTCGTCATTAAAAGAATTGGCGCACAAGCCGACGACAAATGGTTTTATTCAAAACTTTTTTTAAGAGAAGCGAAACTATCTATTTCCTTGAATCATCCAAACCTGGTGCAAACCCTGGAAATGGGCACTCATGAAGGAAATTTGTATCTTGTTCAAGAATATATCGAAGGCGTGAATCTTAAAGAAATTATGAGCGTTGTCACCCTGCTGGGACGCTTTTTTCCCACAAGTATGGTTTATTATATCATGGCGAAAGTCTCTCTGGGGCTTTCTTACATGCATGGGCATATTTCTTTGCAAAGCCATCAGCAGATTTGTCTTCATCGCGATCTGAGTCCTCACAACATCATGCTCAGTCGCGGTGGTGAGGTCAAAATTATCGACTTCGGTGTGTCTAAGTCTTCAGATAGTGAGTCTTTGACACAAGCGGGAACCATCAAAGGTAAATACACCTACATGAGTCCCGAGCAATTGTGCGGGGAAAACGTCACGCCCGCCTCTGATATCTTTGCCCTGGGGATTATTTATTACGAGCTTTTGACAGGAAAACGTTTTTTCTCAACCTCGACTGAGTTAGAAACCATCCAAGCTCTTTCACAGTGGTCTCTTGAAGAGGTACAAAAACGAATTCTCGATGTGGGCACTGAAGATGCTCGGATCTTGCAATCGATGTTGGATCCCGATCCACAACGCCGAGTTTCTGCCTTGCAACTGGCGGCGGTTTTTGAAACGTCTCTGAAAAGTCTGGATGCGCATTATGGGGTCGATCAGTTTGCAGCAACGCTTCGCGAGTATATTGGTGAAAGCGCCTCTGGACTCAACCTCAGCAAAGGAAATCAGTCCACAGAAAGTCTGACAGCACAATCCGAGATCAGTGAAAAAAAGCCATCCATGCAACAGCACATCACTCTTTACGAAGTCTTGACGGAAAAACCAAGGACTTCGTCATTGAATCGATCACTGTTGACTCTGTCTTTCGCAGTTCTTTTCGGAGGATATCTTTTCTGGAAAGTCGACGACGATACTTCAAAAAAACGAGTCCCCGCTTCGCTGGCGCCAGTAAAAAAAGAGCCCCGTTCTTTGCTTTTGAAATTTGACCAGTTTAAAAACAACAAGTCGCTGGAAGTGTCACTTAATGGCGCTCGCGTCTTAAAGAAGGATATTCTAGCGGGAATTAAGGTTTTTGATGGGGACCAGGTTGCGATCCGATTTTACTCTTTAAACGACCGAAGATGGAAAAGCTCAGTAGCGACGATTAACACGTCAAGTTCCCCGATCTTTTCAGAAGCTGAGTAG